A DNA window from Thermococcus sp. 4557 contains the following coding sequences:
- a CDS encoding carbohydrate ABC transporter permease, which yields MKKTTTIALFLILPGMAAFLFFNLWPIIYSIYLAFTNAQLGNFPVQAPDAPQLQFVGLENFRWILGDETFRSAFLWTWIFVVTSVTLKVLAGIVLSLLYNSRYVKGKMIYRSLLIIPWALPLLFSVTVWKFMFDPIFGPINQMLKSLGVQNLPNWINDPMWAFLALNVIEAWLAYPFMITVITAALQSVPDTLVEAAIIDGANYWQRIRHVVLPIVGKPIAFATILTSAASFQYFMVPYIYNAGLFEDKFILLYGFRKAFGASPHYGRAAAIMIIATLVLAVYMYVNVRITKLQEGAKG from the coding sequence ATGAAAAAGACCACGACCATTGCTCTGTTCCTAATCCTGCCTGGGATGGCAGCGTTCCTGTTTTTCAACCTGTGGCCAATAATTTACTCGATATACCTGGCCTTCACCAACGCCCAGCTAGGCAACTTCCCGGTTCAGGCCCCTGATGCCCCGCAGCTTCAGTTCGTTGGTCTGGAGAACTTCCGCTGGATACTTGGCGACGAAACATTCAGGAGCGCCTTCCTGTGGACGTGGATATTCGTGGTGACCAGCGTCACCCTGAAGGTTCTCGCGGGAATCGTCCTCAGCCTGCTCTACAACAGCAGGTACGTCAAGGGAAAAATGATCTACCGCTCCCTTCTCATAATTCCCTGGGCGCTGCCGCTGCTCTTCTCCGTTACCGTCTGGAAGTTCATGTTCGACCCGATATTCGGGCCGATAAACCAGATGCTCAAATCCCTGGGGGTTCAAAACCTTCCCAACTGGATTAACGACCCGATGTGGGCCTTTCTCGCACTCAACGTAATCGAGGCCTGGCTCGCGTACCCGTTCATGATAACCGTCATCACGGCGGCGCTCCAGTCCGTGCCTGACACGCTCGTTGAGGCGGCGATAATAGACGGGGCCAACTACTGGCAGAGGATAAGGCACGTTGTCCTCCCGATAGTCGGCAAACCGATAGCATTCGCCACCATACTCACCAGCGCGGCGAGCTTCCAGTACTTCATGGTGCCCTACATCTACAATGCGGGCCTGTTCGAGGACAAGTTCATACTGCTCTACGGTTTCAGAAAGGCCTTCGGAGCCAGCCCCCACTACGGAAGGGCCGCGGCGATAATGATAATCGCCACGCTCGTGCTTGCCGTGTACATGTACGTTAACGTCAGGATAACCAAACTCCAGGAGGGTGCCAAGGGATGA
- a CDS encoding ABC transporter permease subunit: MMGRRKGEVVRSFVLTLLAIFVMFIILFPVYYIFVVSISPGSTLATTEFHIIPRNVSLDSYREVLFGFSGSKLSENFTGTIEGSAHVQDGRLYLLEGTIKGEVKYGPFTGLVFEIPVKNLVFDISTDVNAQGQLKGDVKGLFILTRMNDDGTVGFAIIRNIELKDGTIEGTHVSGPMEKYVVARNSGTVRFTRIGKFVNSKFFGYLKNSLIIATITVLLTLVFVVPAAYAFSRMKFFGREHVLYFYLMFTQVAGGLGIAGLIALYGMIVKLGLYDKLPVLSFIYAAGSVPFNTWLLKGYIDSISPDFDEAALVDGASYLQIIRHVLLPMALPGIATVSIFAFIGGWTEFILASLLLTESHQPLSVWIYLLLGGIGRGIDWSYFAAAALLFALPVFVMFMLAQNYIRSGLTVGGLKE, translated from the coding sequence ATGATGGGAAGGCGCAAAGGGGAGGTCGTCAGGAGCTTTGTCCTGACCCTGCTGGCCATCTTCGTCATGTTCATCATACTCTTCCCGGTCTACTACATCTTCGTCGTCTCAATAAGCCCGGGCTCAACGCTCGCAACCACGGAGTTCCACATCATCCCCAGAAACGTCAGCCTCGACTCGTACAGGGAGGTGCTCTTTGGATTCTCTGGAAGCAAACTCTCGGAGAACTTCACGGGAACCATCGAGGGAAGCGCCCACGTCCAGGACGGCAGGCTGTACCTGCTGGAAGGGACGATAAAGGGTGAGGTCAAATACGGGCCATTCACGGGACTGGTGTTTGAGATTCCAGTGAAAAACCTGGTTTTCGATATTTCAACGGACGTCAACGCCCAGGGACAGCTGAAGGGAGATGTCAAGGGACTCTTCATCCTCACGAGGATGAACGACGACGGCACTGTGGGCTTCGCGATAATAAGGAACATCGAGCTGAAGGACGGAACCATCGAGGGCACCCACGTCTCGGGCCCGATGGAGAAGTACGTCGTTGCCAGGAACAGCGGAACCGTCAGGTTCACGAGAATCGGGAAGTTCGTCAACTCGAAGTTCTTCGGCTACCTCAAGAACAGCCTCATCATAGCCACAATAACGGTGCTGCTGACGCTTGTGTTCGTCGTCCCGGCCGCCTACGCATTCTCGCGCATGAAGTTCTTCGGCAGGGAGCACGTGCTCTACTTCTACCTGATGTTCACGCAGGTGGCGGGCGGTCTCGGAATAGCGGGCCTTATAGCCCTCTACGGTATGATAGTCAAGCTGGGCCTCTACGACAAGCTGCCGGTGCTGTCCTTCATCTACGCCGCGGGAAGCGTTCCCTTCAACACCTGGCTGCTCAAGGGATACATAGACTCCATAAGCCCCGACTTCGACGAGGCCGCCCTGGTGGACGGCGCGAGCTACCTCCAGATAATCAGGCACGTGCTCCTCCCGATGGCGCTGCCGGGAATAGCGACCGTGTCGATATTCGCCTTCATAGGCGGCTGGACGGAGTTCATCCTAGCAAGCCTGCTGCTGACCGAGTCGCACCAGCCACTGTCGGTGTGGATATACCTTCTCCTGGGCGGCATAGGCAGGGGAATAGACTGGAGCTACTTCGCGGCTGCCGCGCTGCTGTTCGCCCTGCCGGTGTTCGTGATGTTCATGCTCGCCCAGAACTACATAAGGAGCGGTCTTACAGTTGGAGGTCTCAAGGAATGA
- a CDS encoding glucodextranase DOMON-like domain-containing protein, producing the protein MKRVVALLLAFLMVGSLIGANVKTVGAAEPKPLNVIIVWHQHQPYYYDPVQDVYTRPWVRLHAANNYWKMAYYLSQYPDVHVTIDLSGSLIAQLADYMNGKKDTYQIITEKIASGEPLTVDEKWFMLQAPGGFFDHTIPWNGEPITDPNGNPIRDFWDRYTELKDKMMAAKAKYANLPLEEQKAAVTNEFTEQDYIDLAVLFNLAWTDYKYIMDTPELKALYDKVDEGGYTREDVKTVLDAQLWLLNHTFEEHEKINLLLGNGNVEVTVVPYAHPIGPILNDFGWEGDFDDQVKRADELYKQYLGNGTAVPVGGWAAESALNDKTLETLAENGWTWVMTDQLVLDRLGVEKTVENYHKPWVAEFNGKKIYLFPRDHALSDRVGFTYGGMNQYQAVDDFVNELLKLQKENYDGSLVYVVTLDGENPWENYPYDGKLFLTELYRKLTELQEQGLIRTLTPSEYIQLYGDQANRLTPRMMERLDLTGNNVNALLKAQSLGDLYDTVGVKEEMQWPESSWIDGTISTWIGEPQENYGWYWLYMARKALMENKDKMSQANWEKAHEYLLRAEASDWFWWYGSDQNSGQDYTFDRYLKTYLYEMYRLAGVEPPSYLFGNYFPDGEPYVTRALDGLKEGEMKNYSSMSPLANGVSVYFDGDGLHFVVRGNLDRFEVSIWEKDERVGNTFTLLQERPTELRYSMFPFSADSVGLLITKHVVYENGKAEIYGTTDYEKSEKLGDATVEQTSDGVEVIVPFDYLKNPSDFYFAVSTAKDGNLEIITTPIELKLPTEVKGVTIADIADPEGDDHGPGSYVYPTDGVFAEGAFDLLRFRMLEQTESYVMEFYFRDLGGNPWNGPNGFSLQIIEVYLDFKDGGNSSAIKMFPDGPGTNVQLDPNHPWDVAFRIAGWDYGNLIILPNGTAIQGEMQISADPVKNAVIVKVPKKYIAINEDYGLWGDVLVGSQDGYGPDKWRPVAVDAEQWKLGGADPQAVINGVAPRVLDELVPQGFEPTQEEQLSSYDANDMKLATVRAIPLLKQGIVVTDPEGDDHGPGSYVYPTDAVFKPGVFDLLKFKMTEGSDDWTLEFYFRDLGGNPWNGPNGFSLQIIEAYFDFKDGGNVSAIKMFPDGPGSNVQLDPRHPWDVALRIAGWDYGNLIILPNGTVYQGEMQISADPVKNAITVKVPKKYLPNVGDYGLYAAVITGSQDGYGPDKWRPVAVEAEQWKLGGAEADAVINGVAPRVMDELVPADFSPTQEEQLSSYDANDMKLATILMIPLVEGSGGEEPTPTETTTTSETSSSSTSSTTSSPSQTTTTPTTTTGPSTSPTTTSSPTTTTTGGGGGICGPAVLVGLALLPLLIRRRR; encoded by the coding sequence ATGAAGCGGGTGGTTGCCCTACTCCTTGCCTTTTTGATGGTTGGGAGTCTGATTGGAGCAAACGTGAAAACGGTCGGAGCGGCCGAGCCGAAGCCGCTCAACGTCATAATAGTCTGGCACCAGCACCAGCCCTACTACTACGACCCGGTCCAGGACGTCTATACCAGGCCCTGGGTCAGGCTCCACGCGGCGAACAACTACTGGAAGATGGCCTATTACCTGAGCCAGTATCCGGACGTTCACGTCACGATTGACCTGTCGGGCTCGCTCATAGCCCAGCTCGCCGACTACATGAACGGGAAGAAGGACACCTACCAGATAATTACTGAGAAGATAGCCAGCGGCGAACCCCTCACCGTCGATGAGAAGTGGTTCATGCTCCAGGCGCCGGGAGGGTTCTTCGACCACACCATCCCCTGGAACGGTGAGCCGATAACCGACCCCAACGGCAACCCGATAAGGGACTTCTGGGACCGCTACACCGAGCTGAAGGACAAGATGATGGCCGCAAAGGCCAAGTACGCCAACCTGCCGCTCGAGGAGCAGAAGGCCGCTGTGACGAACGAGTTCACCGAGCAGGACTACATCGACCTCGCGGTTCTCTTCAACCTCGCCTGGACCGACTACAAGTACATAATGGACACGCCTGAACTCAAGGCTCTCTACGACAAGGTCGACGAGGGCGGCTACACCAGGGAGGACGTTAAAACCGTTCTCGACGCCCAGCTCTGGCTCCTCAACCACACCTTCGAGGAGCACGAGAAGATAAACCTCCTCCTCGGCAACGGCAACGTCGAGGTCACGGTCGTTCCCTACGCCCACCCGATAGGCCCGATACTCAACGACTTCGGCTGGGAGGGTGACTTCGACGACCAGGTGAAGAGGGCGGACGAGCTGTACAAGCAGTACCTTGGAAACGGAACCGCCGTCCCGGTTGGAGGCTGGGCCGCCGAGAGTGCCCTCAACGACAAAACTCTGGAAACCCTCGCCGAGAACGGCTGGACCTGGGTCATGACTGACCAGCTCGTCCTCGACAGGCTCGGCGTCGAGAAGACGGTCGAGAACTACCACAAGCCCTGGGTGGCCGAGTTCAACGGAAAGAAGATATACCTCTTCCCGCGCGACCACGCCCTCAGCGACCGTGTTGGTTTCACCTACGGTGGAATGAACCAGTACCAGGCCGTTGATGACTTCGTGAACGAGCTCCTCAAGCTCCAGAAGGAGAACTACGATGGCAGCCTCGTTTACGTGGTCACGCTCGACGGCGAGAACCCGTGGGAGAACTACCCCTACGACGGCAAGCTCTTCCTCACCGAGCTGTACAGGAAACTCACCGAGCTCCAGGAGCAGGGGCTCATAAGAACCCTCACACCGAGCGAGTACATCCAGCTCTACGGCGACCAGGCCAACAGGCTCACCCCCAGGATGATGGAGCGCCTCGACCTCACCGGGAACAACGTTAACGCCCTCCTCAAGGCCCAGAGCCTCGGCGACCTCTACGACACCGTGGGCGTTAAGGAGGAGATGCAGTGGCCGGAGAGCAGCTGGATAGACGGAACAATCTCCACGTGGATAGGCGAGCCCCAGGAGAACTACGGCTGGTACTGGCTCTACATGGCCAGGAAGGCCCTTATGGAGAACAAGGATAAAATGAGCCAGGCGAACTGGGAGAAGGCCCACGAGTACCTGCTCCGCGCCGAGGCGAGCGACTGGTTTTGGTGGTACGGAAGCGACCAGAACAGCGGTCAGGACTACACCTTTGACCGCTACCTGAAGACGTACCTCTACGAGATGTACAGGCTGGCCGGAGTCGAGCCGCCGAGCTACCTCTTCGGAAACTACTTCCCGGACGGCGAGCCCTACGTCACCAGGGCCCTCGACGGCCTCAAGGAGGGCGAGATGAAGAACTATTCGAGCATGTCCCCGCTGGCAAACGGCGTCAGCGTCTATTTCGACGGCGATGGGCTCCACTTCGTAGTGAGGGGGAACCTGGACAGGTTCGAGGTGAGCATCTGGGAGAAGGATGAGCGCGTCGGCAACACGTTCACACTCCTCCAGGAGAGGCCGACCGAGCTCAGGTACTCGATGTTCCCGTTCTCAGCGGACAGCGTTGGTCTCCTCATAACCAAGCACGTCGTGTACGAGAACGGAAAGGCCGAGATATACGGCACCACCGACTACGAGAAGAGCGAGAAGCTTGGAGACGCGACCGTTGAGCAGACGAGCGACGGAGTGGAAGTCATCGTGCCCTTCGATTACCTCAAGAACCCGAGCGATTTCTACTTCGCGGTCTCGACCGCCAAAGACGGAAACCTTGAGATAATAACCACCCCCATCGAGCTCAAGCTCCCCACCGAGGTTAAGGGAGTCACGATAGCGGACATCGCCGACCCGGAGGGAGACGACCACGGGCCGGGAAGCTACGTCTACCCAACGGACGGGGTCTTCGCCGAGGGAGCCTTTGACCTCCTCCGCTTCAGGATGCTCGAGCAGACGGAGAGCTACGTGATGGAGTTCTACTTCAGGGACCTCGGGGGCAACCCATGGAACGGACCGAACGGCTTCAGCCTCCAGATAATCGAGGTCTATCTGGACTTCAAGGACGGCGGCAACAGCAGCGCCATAAAGATGTTCCCAGATGGGCCGGGAACCAACGTCCAGCTCGACCCGAACCATCCCTGGGACGTCGCCTTCAGGATTGCCGGATGGGACTACGGTAATCTCATCATCCTTCCGAACGGAACCGCAATTCAGGGTGAGATGCAGATATCAGCCGACCCGGTCAAGAACGCGGTGATAGTGAAAGTCCCGAAGAAGTACATCGCCATAAACGAGGACTACGGCCTCTGGGGAGACGTCCTCGTCGGTTCGCAGGACGGCTACGGGCCGGACAAGTGGAGACCGGTGGCAGTGGATGCGGAGCAGTGGAAGCTCGGCGGCGCAGACCCGCAGGCAGTCATAAACGGCGTAGCTCCACGCGTCCTTGATGAGCTGGTTCCGCAGGGCTTTGAACCGACCCAGGAAGAGCAGCTGAGCAGCTACGACGCAAACGACATGAAGCTCGCCACCGTCAGGGCCATTCCGCTCCTCAAGCAGGGCATCGTTGTGACCGACCCCGAGGGTGACGACCACGGCCCAGGAAGCTACGTCTACCCAACGGACGCGGTCTTCAAGCCGGGAGTCTTCGATCTCCTCAAGTTCAAGATGACGGAGGGCAGCGATGACTGGACCCTCGAATTCTACTTCAGGGACCTCGGGGGCAACCCGTGGAACGGTCCAAACGGCTTCAGCCTCCAGATAATCGAAGCGTACTTCGACTTCAAGGACGGCGGAAACGTCTCGGCGATAAAGATGTTCCCGGACGGACCCGGAAGCAACGTCCAGCTCGACCCGCGCCACCCGTGGGACGTGGCCCTCAGAATCGCGGGATGGGACTACGGAAACCTCATCATCCTCCCGAACGGAACCGTTTACCAGGGCGAGATGCAGATTTCAGCCGACCCCGTCAAGAACGCCATAACAGTCAAGGTTCCGAAGAAGTACCTGCCGAACGTTGGAGATTACGGGCTCTATGCGGCAGTCATCACCGGCTCCCAAGACGGCTACGGCCCTGACAAGTGGAGGCCAGTGGCCGTTGAGGCGGAGCAGTGGAAGCTCGGAGGGGCGGAGGCAGACGCGGTTATCAACGGTGTAGCCCCGCGCGTCATGGACGAACTCGTCCCGGCGGACTTCAGTCCGACCCAGGAAGAGCAGCTGAGCAGCTACGACGCAAACGACATGAAGCTCGCCACCATCCTCATGATACCCCTCGTGGAGGGCAGCGGCGGGGAGGAGCCGACCCCGACCGAGACCACCACTACCAGCGAGACGAGCAGTTCAAGCACCTCCTCCACGACGAGCTCCCCAAGCCAGACCACAACGACCCCAACAACTACCACCGGCCCGAGCACGAGCCCCACTACCACATCAAGCCCCACCACAACCACCACCGGCGGTGGAGGCGGAATCTGCGGCCCCGCCGTCCTTGTGGGACTCGCCCTGCTGCCGCTCCTCATCAGGAGGCGGCGCTGA
- a CDS encoding ABC transporter ATP-binding protein: MAEVKLINVWKQFGEFTAVKDMNLEVKDGEFMILLGPSGCGKTTTLRMIAGLEEPSRGQVYIGDTLVADPEKGVFVPPKDRDIAMVFQSYALYPHMTVYDNIAFPLKLRKVPKQEIDQRVREVAEMLGLTEFLKRKPRELSGGQRQRVALGRAIVRKPHVFLMDEPLSNLDAKLRVKMRAELKRLQKQLGVTTIYVTHDQVEAMTMGDRIAVINQGVLQQVGTPDEVYNRPANTFVAGFIGAPPMNFIDATVTEDGFADFGEFRLKLLPDQVEVLRDRGLLGKEVIFGIRPEDLYDAMFAQVKIPGENMARAMVDIIENLGNEKIVHLRIGDINFLGAFRSESRVVEGQEVDVVFDMRKVHVFEKGSGKAVF, from the coding sequence ATGGCTGAAGTCAAGCTCATCAACGTCTGGAAGCAGTTTGGAGAGTTCACCGCCGTCAAAGACATGAACCTCGAGGTCAAGGATGGAGAGTTCATGATACTCCTCGGCCCGAGCGGCTGCGGAAAGACGACGACGCTGAGGATGATAGCGGGACTGGAGGAGCCAAGCAGGGGACAGGTGTACATAGGGGACACGCTCGTAGCGGACCCAGAGAAGGGTGTCTTCGTCCCGCCCAAGGATAGAGACATAGCCATGGTCTTCCAGAGCTACGCCCTCTATCCACACATGACGGTCTACGACAACATAGCGTTTCCCCTCAAGCTCAGGAAGGTGCCGAAGCAGGAGATTGACCAGCGCGTTAGAGAAGTCGCCGAGATGCTGGGCCTCACCGAATTCCTGAAGAGGAAGCCGAGAGAGCTCTCTGGAGGCCAGAGACAGCGTGTTGCTCTCGGAAGGGCCATAGTGAGAAAGCCGCACGTCTTCCTGATGGACGAGCCGCTGAGCAACCTCGACGCCAAGCTCCGTGTCAAGATGCGCGCCGAACTGAAGAGGCTCCAGAAGCAGCTCGGGGTCACCACCATCTACGTCACCCACGACCAGGTGGAGGCAATGACGATGGGCGACAGGATAGCGGTCATCAACCAGGGCGTGCTCCAACAGGTCGGAACCCCAGACGAGGTCTACAACAGGCCCGCCAACACCTTCGTCGCGGGCTTCATCGGGGCCCCTCCGATGAACTTCATCGATGCCACCGTAACCGAGGACGGTTTCGCTGACTTCGGCGAGTTCAGACTGAAGCTCCTCCCCGACCAGGTGGAGGTTCTGAGGGACAGGGGGCTCCTCGGAAAGGAGGTTATCTTTGGAATCCGCCCGGAGGACCTCTATGACGCCATGTTCGCCCAGGTGAAGATACCGGGCGAGAACATGGCGCGGGCAATGGTGGATATCATAGAGAACCTAGGAAACGAGAAGATAGTCCACCTGAGGATCGGCGACATAAACTTCCTCGGCGCCTTCCGCTCGGAGTCCAGGGTCGTGGAGGGCCAGGAGGTCGACGTGGTCTTCGACATGCGCAAGGTCCACGTCTTCGAGAAGGGAAGCGGAAAGGCCGTATTCTGA
- a CDS encoding UPF0146 family protein: protein MSIEDFADFLAREVPKGRIAELGIGFQFKVALRLKELGYDVLAVDWNPASVERAAELGLNAVRDDLFSPKVELYEGVAALYSVRPTPEIVRPILRLGRKLHVSVYILPLTGDTMPRTMRLTNFRGLAIYSTKGI from the coding sequence ATGAGCATAGAGGACTTCGCCGATTTTCTGGCCAGGGAGGTGCCGAAGGGCAGGATAGCCGAGCTTGGGATAGGCTTCCAGTTCAAAGTGGCGCTCAGACTCAAGGAGCTGGGCTACGACGTTCTGGCCGTTGACTGGAATCCGGCGTCCGTCGAGAGGGCGGCGGAGCTCGGCCTGAACGCCGTCAGGGACGACCTCTTCAGCCCAAAGGTGGAGCTCTACGAGGGGGTCGCGGCGCTTTACTCCGTGAGGCCAACTCCGGAGATAGTGCGGCCGATCCTGAGGCTCGGGCGGAAACTCCACGTCTCCGTTTACATCCTCCCGCTCACGGGGGACACCATGCCGAGGACGATGAGGCTCACCAACTTCAGGGGACTGGCGATATACTCCACTAAAGGTATTTAA
- the glmM gene encoding phosphoglucosamine mutase has product MKLFGTAGIRGTLWEKVTPELAMNLGKAVGTYIDGKTVAVARDGRTSSVMLQSALISGLLSTGAEVLDFGLIPTPALAWGTREHGDGGVMITASHNPPTDNGIKVFNGDGTEFYVEQERELEELVFSGNFRKAAWSEIKTVKALDITKDYIGAVLDFVNHETNLKVLYDGANGAGSVLAPYLLREMGARVISVNAHVDGHFPGRKPEPRYENIAYLGELARELGVDLVVAQDGDADRIAVFDEKCQYVNEDTVIALFAKLYVEEHGGGTVVVSIDTGSRIDHVVENAGGRVVRIPLGQPHDGIKKYGAIFAAEPWKLVHPKFGPWIDSFVTMGLLIKLIDERGKPLSQIIREEIPTYYLTKKNVKCPDEFKKATLERAYRALEEKLRGEVKEVLTISGYRFQLKDGSWILVRPSGTEPKIRVVVEAPSEKRRDELFGLAYGTVRRAAEEAMRKD; this is encoded by the coding sequence ATGAAGCTCTTCGGTACCGCTGGAATTAGGGGCACCCTGTGGGAGAAGGTCACGCCGGAACTCGCGATGAACCTCGGAAAGGCAGTTGGCACGTACATCGACGGAAAAACTGTGGCGGTTGCGAGGGACGGCAGAACGTCGAGCGTAATGCTCCAGAGCGCCCTCATCTCGGGACTTCTCTCGACGGGAGCCGAGGTTCTTGATTTCGGTTTGATACCAACGCCCGCTTTAGCGTGGGGAACGCGGGAGCACGGCGATGGGGGAGTCATGATAACGGCGAGCCACAATCCACCGACGGACAACGGGATAAAGGTCTTCAACGGCGACGGAACGGAGTTCTACGTCGAGCAGGAGAGGGAACTGGAGGAACTCGTTTTCTCCGGAAACTTCAGAAAGGCAGCATGGAGTGAGATAAAGACAGTAAAAGCCCTCGATATCACCAAAGACTACATAGGGGCCGTCCTCGACTTCGTGAACCACGAGACCAACTTAAAAGTCCTCTACGACGGCGCCAACGGTGCCGGGAGCGTTCTGGCCCCCTATCTGCTCCGCGAGATGGGGGCGAGAGTTATAAGCGTGAACGCCCACGTTGACGGCCACTTCCCCGGAAGGAAGCCGGAGCCGAGGTACGAGAACATCGCCTATCTCGGCGAGCTGGCGAGAGAGCTCGGCGTTGACCTCGTCGTCGCCCAGGACGGCGACGCCGACAGGATAGCGGTCTTCGATGAGAAGTGCCAGTACGTGAATGAGGACACCGTTATAGCCCTCTTCGCAAAGCTCTACGTGGAGGAGCACGGAGGGGGAACGGTTGTCGTTTCCATAGACACGGGCTCGAGGATAGACCACGTCGTTGAGAACGCCGGCGGCAGGGTCGTAAGGATTCCCCTCGGTCAGCCCCACGATGGGATAAAGAAGTACGGGGCAATCTTCGCCGCCGAGCCATGGAAGCTGGTCCACCCGAAGTTCGGACCATGGATAGACAGCTTCGTGACCATGGGACTCCTCATAAAGCTCATAGACGAGCGCGGAAAACCGCTCTCCCAGATAATCCGGGAGGAGATACCGACATACTACCTCACCAAGAAGAACGTGAAGTGCCCGGACGAGTTCAAGAAGGCCACCCTTGAGAGGGCCTACCGGGCCCTCGAAGAGAAGCTGCGGGGAGAGGTGAAGGAGGTTCTCACGATTTCCGGCTACCGCTTCCAGCTGAAAGACGGCTCGTGGATTCTGGTCAGGCCAAGCGGAACGGAGCCGAAGATCCGCGTCGTCGTTGAGGCGCCGAGCGAGAAGAGGCGCGACGAGCTCTTTGGGCTGGCCTACGGCACCGTCAGGAGGGCCGCAGAGGAAGCCATGAGGAAGGACTGA
- a CDS encoding MBL fold metallo-hydrolase, whose protein sequence is MIEITFLGSGGGRFITITQFRSTGGFHIRASRNIYVDPGPGALVRSWRYKLDPRKLDVIFVSHRHVDHCNDVEVMIEAMTGGALKKRGVLIASKSVVYGDETHTPAVSKYHLDVLESIHIPEPGSRIAIGDEEMVITPTQHSDPTTIGFRMKSSLGDISYIPDTAYFDGLTDWHDGSRLLIAAVTRPRDMGIPYHLSTDDIVMMLKRMREKPEVLVMSHIGMKMHFANPYKEAKYIETVTGVKTYVAKEGFKVMVGRDGIAVRTLRPARFV, encoded by the coding sequence TTGATAGAGATAACCTTCCTCGGTAGCGGCGGCGGCAGGTTCATCACCATAACCCAGTTCCGCTCCACCGGCGGCTTCCACATACGCGCCAGCAGGAACATCTACGTTGACCCCGGGCCCGGCGCCCTCGTGCGCTCCTGGCGCTACAAGCTCGACCCCAGAAAGCTCGACGTCATCTTCGTCTCCCACAGGCACGTGGACCACTGCAACGACGTCGAGGTCATGATAGAGGCCATGACGGGCGGCGCACTCAAGAAGAGGGGCGTTCTCATAGCATCCAAGAGCGTCGTCTACGGCGACGAGACCCACACGCCGGCCGTCAGCAAGTACCACCTGGATGTGCTCGAGAGCATACACATCCCGGAGCCGGGAAGCAGGATAGCGATAGGCGACGAGGAGATGGTGATAACCCCGACCCAGCACTCGGACCCGACCACCATCGGCTTCCGCATGAAGAGCTCCCTGGGCGACATCTCGTACATTCCCGACACGGCTTACTTCGACGGCCTCACCGACTGGCACGACGGTTCGAGACTGCTCATCGCGGCGGTCACCAGGCCGAGGGACATGGGCATCCCGTACCACCTGAGCACCGACGACATCGTCATGATGCTCAAGAGGATGCGTGAGAAGCCCGAGGTCCTTGTGATGAGCCATATAGGCATGAAGATGCACTTCGCGAACCCATACAAGGAGGCCAAATACATCGAAACCGTCACGGGCGTCAAGACTTACGTGGCCAAGGAGGGCTTCAAGGTCATGGTGGGGAGGGACGGCATAGCCGTGAGGACCCTGAGGCCGGCGAGGTTTGTCTGA